TCTCCAGGCCTTCTTCAAACGTGACAGATGGTTTCCAGCCCAACTCGTTCATGATTTTAGAAGAGTCAATGGCGTAACGCAAGTCATGGCCGGCACGGTCAGTCACAAAGGTGATTAACTGCCTTGAAGTGCCCTGCTCACGGCTTAATTTCTGGTCCATGATGTCGCAGAGCAGATGGATGAGGTCAATGTTCTTCCACTCGTTCACCCCGCCAATGTTGTAGGTATCGCCCATTTTTCCTTTGTGGAACACATCATCAATGGCCCGCGCGTGGTCAATCACATACAACCAATCTCTGATGTTCTCACCTTTTCCGTAGACCGGCACGGGCTTGTTGTTCTTGATGTTGTTGAGCGCCAGCGGAATAAGCTTCTCCGGAAAATGGTTCGGTCCGTAGTTGTTGGAGCAGTTAGAAACCTTTACCGGCAAACCGTAGGTGTGGTAATACGCGCGCACAAAATGATCAGAACTGGCTTTGGACGCCGAATACGGGGACCGAGGGTCATATGCCGTTTCCTCGGTGAACATTCCTTCCTCGCCCAGGGAACCATACACTTCATCTGTGGAGATGTGGTAGAAAATCTTACCAGAGTAATCTTCCTTCCAGAGTTCTTTGGCGGCGTGCAGCAAGTTACAGGTGCCGTTCACATTGGTGCGCACAAAGGCCATGGGGTCTGTGATAGACCGGTCCACGTGCGATTCAGCGGCTAGGTGCATGACCGCATCAAACTTATGTTCCAGGAATAAGTTGTTGATGTATTCCTGATTGGTGATGTCGCCTTTGATGAAGGTATAGTTGGGCGCATTCTCTATGTCGGTCAGGTTCTGCAGGTTGCCCGCATAAGTCAGCTTGTCCAGGTTGTAGATTTGGTAGTTAGGGTACTTGTTCACGAACAACCGCACCACATGCGACCCAATAAAACCTGCTCCTCCGGTGATTAAAATCTTCATCAATCTATCTGTTATATTTTATTTCATTAATTGCTGCTGCCATTTCCAGGAGCTGGCTAGACTTTCTTCCAAAGAAAGCGACGTTTTAAAACCTAGCTCTTGGGTAGCTTTGGTCACATCTGCGTAGATGGCAGGCACATCGCCGGCGCGGCGCGGACCAATCTTATAGTTGAATGGTTTGCCAGATGCTTTCTCAAAGGCTTTCACTACATCTAAAACCGAACTGCCTTGGCCAGTGCCTATGTTGAAGACCTCAAATGCGACGGACGCAGGTTTCTCAAGCCGTTGAATAGCAGTTACATGTGCCTTGGCCAAATCTACCACATGCACGTAGTCGCGCACGTTGCTACCGTCTGGCGTGTCATAGTCAGTTCCGAAAACGGTCAGGCTTTCCCTGATACCGGCTGCGGTTTGCGTAATAAACGGCACCAAGTTATTGGGCACCCCCAAGGGCAGTTCTCCAATCAGCGCGGATTCATGCGCCCCAATGGGATTGAAATACCTCAAAGCAATAGTCTTAATACCATAGTTTCCGCTGGCGGCTATATCCTGCAGAATCTCCTCGTCAATCTTCTTGGTATTGCCGTAAGGCGAATTCGCTTTCTGGGTGGGCGTTTCCTCAGTCACGGGCAGTTTCTCCGGTACCCCGTACACCGTGCAGGAAGAGGAGAAAACCAGGTTCTGCACCTTGTTAGCCTCCATCACTTGCAGCAGCGTCACCAAACCAGCCATGTTGTTTTGGTAGTATTTCAAAGGTTCCGCTACAGATTCACCTACTGCTTTGAACGCGGCGAAATGAATAACCCCGGCAATATCTCCTTCCTGTGAAAATACTTCTTGCAGAGCAGCGGCATCAGTACAGTCCACTTTATGGCAAACCACCACATGCCCCAGAATCTGCGCTAGGCCTTGCAGCACGCGCTCTTCGGAGTTACTGAAGTTGTCTACAATGATGGGCGTATACCCCGCATTGGCCAACTCTAATACTGTGTGAGAACCAATGTAGCCCGCGCCGCCTGTAACAAGTATTTTCTGCATAGTTTAATTTATAAACTCCAGTAAGGCAGGCTCTTAATCTTATTCCGGTAAATACCTTTTAAATCAATGACAATAGGGCTGTCTGAGGAGATGCTCTTGAAGTATTCCTCGTCAAAACCTAAATAATCTTTGTGGTTCACCGCTACTACGATGGCGTCATAGTCATTGGTTGGGTTCTCCACCAATCCGAACCCATATTCATGGTTCAGTTCTTCAGAAGAGGCATACGGGTCCACCACGTCTACCTGCACCCCAAAGCTCTTCAGTTCATTAATAACGTCTGCCACTTTGGAGTTTCTTATGTCTTCCACATTCTCTTTGAAGGTAGCGCCCATCACCAAAACCTTCGCTTTAGAAATAGCTTTGCCTTCCTTTATCATCATTTTAATGGCTTTGCTGGCCACATACGCGCCCATTCCGTCATTGATGGTACGGCCGCTCAAAATGATTTTAGAATCGTAGCCTAGGGCCTTCGCCTTGTAAGTAAGATAATATGGGTCCACGCCAATACAGTGACCACCTACCAGGCCCGGGAAGAATTTCAGGAAGTTCCATTTGGTGCCGGAGGCTTCCAACACCTCGTAGGTATTGATGTCCATGCGGTCAAAGATGATGGACAATTCATTCATCAGCGCGATGTTCACGTCACGCTGGGTGTTCTCAATGATTTTAGCCGCTTCAGCCACTTTGATGGAAGACGCACGGTGCACACCAGCCTCAATCACCAGTTCATACACTTTGGCTACTACATCCAGAGATTCAGCATCACAACCAGAGACCACTTTCACAATCTTGGTAAGGGTGTGTTCTTTGTCACCTGGGTTAATGCGCTCCGGTGAGTAACCCACT
This region of Rufibacter sp. LB8 genomic DNA includes:
- the rfbB gene encoding dTDP-glucose 4,6-dehydratase, producing the protein MKILITGGAGFIGSHVVRLFVNKYPNYQIYNLDKLTYAGNLQNLTDIENAPNYTFIKGDITNQEYINNLFLEHKFDAVMHLAAESHVDRSITDPMAFVRTNVNGTCNLLHAAKELWKEDYSGKIFYHISTDEVYGSLGEEGMFTEETAYDPRSPYSASKASSDHFVRAYYHTYGLPVKVSNCSNNYGPNHFPEKLIPLALNNIKNNKPVPVYGKGENIRDWLYVIDHARAIDDVFHKGKMGDTYNIGGVNEWKNIDLIHLLCDIMDQKLSREQGTSRQLITFVTDRAGHDLRYAIDSSKIMNELGWKPSVTFEEGLEKTVDWYLQHEEWLQNVTSGNYQAYYNEQYNR
- the galE gene encoding UDP-glucose 4-epimerase GalE, which codes for MQKILVTGGAGYIGSHTVLELANAGYTPIIVDNFSNSEERVLQGLAQILGHVVVCHKVDCTDAAALQEVFSQEGDIAGVIHFAAFKAVGESVAEPLKYYQNNMAGLVTLLQVMEANKVQNLVFSSSCTVYGVPEKLPVTEETPTQKANSPYGNTKKIDEEILQDIAASGNYGIKTIALRYFNPIGAHESALIGELPLGVPNNLVPFITQTAAGIRESLTVFGTDYDTPDGSNVRDYVHVVDLAKAHVTAIQRLEKPASVAFEVFNIGTGQGSSVLDVVKAFEKASGKPFNYKIGPRRAGDVPAIYADVTKATQELGFKTSLSLEESLASSWKWQQQLMK
- a CDS encoding nucleotide sugar dehydrogenase, whose translation is MYQQLLNKEAKLAVIGLGYVGLPIALEFAKKISVIGFDINAKRVELMKNNIDPSGELESSAFDGADITFTDDLEVLREAKFFIVAVPTPIDAYALPDLKPLLGASSTVGKVLKQGDYVVYESTVYPGCTEEDCIPVLERESGLKFHQDFKVGYSPERINPGDKEHTLTKIVKVVSGCDAESLDVVAKVYELVIEAGVHRASSIKVAEAAKIIENTQRDVNIALMNELSIIFDRMDINTYEVLEASGTKWNFLKFFPGLVGGHCIGVDPYYLTYKAKALGYDSKIILSGRTINDGMGAYVASKAIKMMIKEGKAISKAKVLVMGATFKENVEDIRNSKVADVINELKSFGVQVDVVDPYASSEELNHEYGFGLVENPTNDYDAIVVAVNHKDYLGFDEEYFKSISSDSPIVIDLKGIYRNKIKSLPYWSL